The following are encoded together in the Flavobacterium sp. TR2 genome:
- a CDS encoding glycoside hydrolase family 43 protein, whose product MSIKIYLKNLRFLTAFSISVCGFAQNPIVQTSYTADPAPMVYNNKLYLYTSHDEDHSTWFTMNDWKLYTTEDMVNWTDHGAVLSYKDFSWAKMNAWAIQCIERKGKFYLYAPITDNQGRNGIGVAVSDSPYGPFIDPLGKPLVQNSDADIDPTVFIDDDGQAYLLWGNPVCHYVKLNEDMISYTDEVKIFPNTIESFGKRTGKEDPRRPTTYEEGPWLYKRNKLYYLFFAAGPISEHIGYSTSKSPIGPWKYQGVVMPTQGESFTNHPGVVDFKGKTYFFYHNGALPGGSGFTRSVAVEELFFNSDGKVKEMNMTEGIKKGIGTLNPYAKSEAETIAWSKDVKSMQNKEVGVFITAMKNNAFTKVRDVDFRESGASKFIARVGTTHNGNVSMEIRLDSLEGELIGTVKVPMTGGNDRWALVTADIKKVSGVHDLYFIYKGNAAEKIMYFDYWMFSK is encoded by the coding sequence ATGTCAATTAAAATTTATTTAAAAAATTTAAGGTTTTTAACAGCATTTAGCATTTCTGTATGCGGTTTTGCCCAAAACCCTATTGTACAGACAAGCTATACAGCAGATCCGGCGCCAATGGTTTACAATAATAAACTGTATTTGTATACTTCGCATGACGAAGACCATTCTACTTGGTTTACCATGAACGACTGGAAATTGTACACTACAGAAGATATGGTAAACTGGACAGATCATGGAGCGGTATTATCGTATAAAGATTTTAGCTGGGCTAAAATGAATGCTTGGGCAATTCAATGCATAGAAAGAAAAGGGAAGTTTTATTTGTATGCGCCAATTACAGATAATCAAGGGCGAAATGGCATTGGTGTTGCAGTATCTGACAGTCCGTATGGGCCATTTATAGATCCGTTAGGAAAACCTCTGGTGCAAAATAGTGACGCAGATATTGATCCAACCGTTTTTATCGACGATGATGGACAGGCTTATTTATTGTGGGGCAATCCGGTTTGCCATTATGTGAAATTAAACGAAGACATGATTTCTTATACCGATGAGGTAAAGATATTTCCAAACACAATTGAATCGTTTGGAAAGCGTACCGGAAAAGAAGATCCCCGCAGACCTACCACTTACGAAGAAGGGCCGTGGCTTTATAAAAGAAACAAATTATACTATCTATTTTTTGCTGCTGGACCTATTTCCGAGCATATAGGGTATTCTACAAGCAAAAGTCCGATTGGGCCGTGGAAATATCAAGGAGTTGTAATGCCAACACAGGGAGAGAGTTTTACCAATCATCCTGGAGTAGTAGATTTTAAAGGAAAAACATATTTCTTTTACCATAATGGAGCTTTACCAGGAGGCAGCGGTTTTACTAGATCTGTGGCAGTTGAAGAATTGTTTTTTAATTCTGACGGTAAAGTCAAAGAAATGAACATGACAGAGGGAATTAAAAAAGGAATCGGAACTCTGAATCCGTATGCTAAGTCAGAAGCAGAAACGATAGCTTGGTCTAAAGATGTAAAATCTATGCAGAATAAGGAAGTTGGCGTTTTTATTACAGCTATGAAAAACAATGCCTTCACGAAAGTCAGAGATGTTGATTTTCGTGAATCGGGTGCTTCAAAATTTATAGCTCGTGTAGGTACTACGCACAATGGAAATGTATCAATGGAAATTAGACTTGATAGTCTGGAGGGAGAATTGATAGGAACAGTAAAAGTTCCTATGACGGGAGGAAATGATAGGTGGGCTCTCGTTACAGCAGATATCAAAAAGGTTTCTGGAGTGCACGATCTTTATTTTATATACAAAGGCAATGCCGCTGAAAAAATCATGTATTTTGATTATTGGATGTTTTCGAAATAA
- a CDS encoding glycoside hydrolase family 127 protein, producing the protein MKKTILFCLFALLIGAKLSAQMKLFDLSEVKLKEGPFKNAQDVDLKYILALDPDRLLAPYLLESGLPPKADRYGNWESIGLDGHIGGHYLSALAMMYASTGNKGLKDRLDYMLSELARCQAKNGNGYVGGIPQGKVFWDRIHKGDIDGSSFGLNNTWVPIYNIHKLFAGLIDAYQYTGSEQAKDIAIKLGDWFMELIGPLSDEQVQKVLATEHGGINETFADLYIITKNKKYLKTAEKLSHKALLNPLLQKEDKLTGLHANTQIPKVVGFEKIANISDNKEWSDGVQYFWDNVTQKRTVAFGGNSVGEHFNPVNDFSGMIKSNEGPETCNSYNMERLAKALFLDKNDVRYLDFYERTLYNHILSSQHPEKGGFVYFTPIRPNHYRVYSQPQTSMWCCVGTGLENHTKYGELIYSHSQNDLFVNLFIPSVLKWKEKEIEVEQTTKFPYENQTELVLKLKKSKSFALNIRYPKWAESFEILVNGKEQKIESKPSEYITISRKWKSGDKISVRFKTSIHLENLPDGSNWSAFVKGPIVLAAKTSTEGLDGLFADDSRMGHAARGKFMPLDKAYALVGDKVDYVSKLKEIGNLRYRLDSLELEPFFEVHDARYQMYFQTYSKEEYKEKQELLKKQEIEAMALEAKTIDKINCGEQQPEVDHLYKGEKSNSGYEDGKFWRNTRSYISYQMLNKNSKGQLLQISILDEFNSDNIIILINEKPAVITLSNKKTISIKIDNKEVLNIKILAKDGKISPKFSQLRIVTE; encoded by the coding sequence ATGAAAAAGACAATTTTATTTTGCCTATTCGCCCTATTGATAGGAGCCAAATTATCGGCTCAAATGAAGCTATTTGATTTAAGCGAAGTAAAATTAAAAGAAGGGCCATTTAAAAATGCTCAAGATGTAGATCTAAAGTATATTTTAGCTTTAGATCCAGATAGACTTCTAGCACCTTATTTATTAGAATCTGGGCTTCCGCCAAAGGCAGATCGTTATGGCAATTGGGAAAGTATAGGATTGGATGGGCATATCGGCGGACATTATCTTTCGGCTTTAGCTATGATGTATGCATCTACAGGAAATAAAGGGCTTAAAGATAGATTAGACTATATGCTTTCAGAATTGGCGCGCTGTCAGGCTAAAAATGGGAACGGTTATGTTGGGGGTATTCCGCAAGGAAAGGTTTTTTGGGATCGTATCCATAAAGGAGATATTGACGGAAGCAGTTTTGGACTCAATAATACTTGGGTTCCTATTTATAACATTCACAAACTTTTTGCTGGTTTAATTGATGCTTATCAATACACTGGAAGTGAGCAAGCGAAAGATATAGCAATAAAATTAGGAGATTGGTTTATGGAATTAATCGGACCGCTTTCTGATGAACAGGTCCAGAAAGTCTTAGCTACAGAGCATGGAGGCATAAACGAAACTTTTGCCGATTTGTATATCATTACCAAAAACAAAAAATACCTTAAAACCGCCGAAAAATTATCGCATAAAGCCTTATTAAATCCCTTATTGCAAAAAGAAGACAAACTCACAGGACTTCACGCTAATACTCAAATACCAAAAGTGGTTGGTTTTGAAAAGATTGCCAATATTTCTGATAATAAAGAATGGTCAGATGGTGTGCAATATTTTTGGGATAATGTCACCCAAAAACGCACAGTTGCCTTTGGAGGAAACAGTGTTGGAGAACATTTTAATCCTGTTAACGATTTCAGCGGCATGATCAAATCGAATGAAGGGCCAGAAACCTGCAATTCGTACAATATGGAACGTCTAGCCAAAGCTTTGTTTCTCGATAAAAATGATGTGCGTTATCTGGATTTTTACGAAAGAACACTTTACAATCATATCCTTTCGAGCCAGCATCCCGAAAAAGGAGGTTTTGTATATTTTACGCCTATTCGCCCTAATCATTACCGTGTTTATTCTCAGCCTCAGACAAGTATGTGGTGCTGTGTGGGAACGGGACTTGAAAATCACACCAAATATGGAGAATTAATTTACAGCCATTCGCAAAATGATCTTTTTGTAAACCTTTTTATTCCATCGGTTTTAAAATGGAAAGAAAAGGAAATAGAGGTAGAACAAACCACAAAATTTCCATATGAGAATCAGACAGAATTAGTTTTAAAACTTAAAAAATCAAAAAGTTTTGCTTTGAACATTCGTTATCCAAAATGGGCTGAAAGTTTTGAAATATTAGTGAATGGAAAAGAACAAAAAATCGAATCCAAACCATCTGAATATATTACGATTTCAAGAAAATGGAAATCAGGAGATAAAATAAGTGTCAGATTTAAAACGTCAATACATTTAGAAAATCTACCAGACGGTTCCAATTGGAGTGCATTTGTCAAAGGGCCAATTGTGCTGGCGGCCAAAACTTCGACAGAAGGATTAGACGGATTGTTTGCAGATGACAGCCGAATGGGACACGCCGCAAGAGGCAAATTTATGCCACTTGATAAAGCCTATGCATTGGTTGGGGATAAAGTAGATTATGTATCGAAACTTAAAGAAATAGGGAACTTAAGATATAGGTTAGATTCATTAGAATTGGAACCTTTTTTTGAAGTGCACGATGCCCGTTATCAAATGTATTTTCAAACCTACTCCAAAGAAGAATATAAAGAAAAGCAGGAGTTGCTGAAGAAGCAGGAAATTGAAGCTATGGCGCTTGAAGCCAAAACAATAGATAAAATAAATTGCGGTGAACAGCAGCCAGAAGTCGATCATTTGTATAAAGGTGAAAAAAGCAATTCTGGTTACGAGGATGGAAAGTTCTGGCGAAATACGCGCTCTTATATTTCGTATCAAATGCTGAATAAGAACAGTAAAGGTCAGTTGCTGCAAATCAGTATTTTAGATGAATTCAACAGCGATAACATTATTATTCTCATTAATGAAAAACCAGCTGTAATAACATTATCTAATAAAAAGACAATCAGCATAAAAATAGATAACAAGGAAGTGCTGAATATTAAAATTCTGGCAAAAGACGGAAAAATCAGTCCAAAGTTTTCTCAGCTTAGAATTGTAACAGAGTAA
- a CDS encoding glycoside hydrolase family 97 protein → MNLKKILFLCLVSFFKLNAQSVVKSPDGKLAVSVSVNNGMPQYSVTFNEKTFIEKSPLGLKTNAGDFSSGLTLEANSIQNKIDESYQLRNIKKSSVHYTANEAVFSFTKEGRPALDVIFRVSNNNLAFKYKIYPQKETLSCVVQEEASGFLMPKGTTTFLCPQSNPMTGFANTAPSYETSYTLGDAVGKNGWGNGYTFPCLFKVNDGWVLISETGVDSGYCASRLIGHENGLYSIGFPMPGENNGNGTTSPGIPLPGETPWRTITIGETLAPIVETTIPFDLVKPKYEASKEYQYTKGTWSWIIKMDNNTTFPVQKQYIDFSASLGYETILVDALWDTQIGRDKIEELAAYGKQKGVGLYLWYNSNGYWNNAPQGPRGLMDNAAIRRKEMAWMKSIGIKGIKVDFFGGDKQVTMKLYEDILTDANEFGIMVIFHGCTLPRGWERMYPNYASSEAVLASENLHFGQQSCDNEAVNAATHTFIRNAVGSMDFGGSALNKFYNSDNIPNKGSKRMTSDVFALATSVLFQSGVQHFALAPNNLYDAPDWAVKFMKEVPTVWDEVRFLEGYPGKYAVMARRKGAKWYIAGINAENKLLKIKIKLEMLNSGATVNYYADDDQLNGKVNKLIVGKNKEVELKIPKNGGIVITN, encoded by the coding sequence ATGAATCTTAAAAAAATATTATTCTTGTGTTTAGTTAGTTTCTTTAAACTAAACGCCCAATCAGTGGTAAAAAGTCCGGATGGAAAACTTGCCGTGTCGGTTTCTGTAAACAACGGAATGCCCCAGTATAGTGTAACATTCAATGAAAAAACGTTTATAGAAAAATCGCCATTAGGTTTAAAAACAAATGCGGGAGATTTCAGCTCTGGATTAACTTTGGAAGCAAATAGCATCCAAAATAAAATTGACGAATCGTATCAGCTTCGCAACATCAAAAAAAGCAGCGTGCATTATACGGCCAACGAAGCTGTTTTTTCGTTCACAAAAGAGGGCAGACCGGCTCTTGATGTGATTTTTAGGGTGAGCAATAATAATCTGGCATTTAAATATAAAATATATCCGCAAAAAGAGACGCTTTCCTGCGTGGTTCAGGAAGAGGCTTCGGGATTTCTGATGCCAAAAGGAACCACGACATTTCTGTGTCCGCAAAGCAATCCGATGACCGGATTCGCAAACACAGCTCCCAGTTATGAGACTTCCTATACGCTGGGTGATGCCGTCGGAAAAAATGGCTGGGGAAATGGATATACGTTCCCGTGTCTGTTTAAAGTAAACGACGGATGGGTCTTAATTTCTGAAACGGGAGTCGACAGCGGCTATTGTGCCAGCAGGCTGATCGGACATGAGAACGGATTATATTCAATCGGATTTCCGATGCCGGGAGAAAATAACGGAAACGGGACGACATCGCCGGGAATCCCGCTTCCGGGAGAAACGCCATGGCGCACCATTACAATTGGAGAAACGCTTGCTCCGATAGTGGAGACCACGATTCCGTTTGACCTGGTTAAGCCAAAATATGAGGCCTCTAAAGAATACCAGTACACAAAAGGCACTTGGAGCTGGATTATCAAAATGGATAACAACACTACGTTTCCTGTGCAGAAGCAATATATTGATTTCAGCGCTTCACTGGGATATGAAACCATTTTAGTCGATGCGCTTTGGGATACGCAGATTGGCCGCGATAAAATAGAAGAATTAGCGGCATACGGAAAGCAGAAGGGCGTTGGGCTTTATTTATGGTACAATTCAAACGGGTATTGGAATAATGCTCCGCAAGGCCCGAGAGGATTGATGGATAATGCGGCGATCAGAAGAAAAGAAATGGCTTGGATGAAAAGCATCGGAATCAAAGGAATAAAAGTAGACTTTTTTGGCGGCGACAAGCAGGTGACCATGAAACTGTATGAAGACATTCTGACGGATGCCAACGAATTCGGAATAATGGTTATTTTTCACGGCTGCACCCTGCCTCGAGGCTGGGAACGAATGTATCCGAACTACGCCTCCAGCGAAGCGGTTCTGGCAAGCGAGAATCTGCATTTCGGACAGCAGAGCTGCGATAATGAAGCTGTAAATGCAGCAACGCATACTTTTATAAGAAATGCGGTGGGAAGCATGGATTTTGGCGGAAGCGCTTTGAACAAATTCTACAATAGCGATAACATTCCCAACAAAGGCTCTAAAAGAATGACTTCAGATGTATTTGCTCTAGCAACTTCAGTGCTTTTTCAGAGCGGTGTGCAGCATTTTGCTTTGGCGCCTAATAATTTATATGATGCTCCAGACTGGGCCGTAAAATTTATGAAAGAAGTGCCGACAGTCTGGGATGAAGTCCGCTTTCTGGAAGGATATCCAGGCAAATATGCTGTGATGGCCAGAAGAAAAGGAGCAAAGTGGTATATAGCTGGAATTAATGCTGAAAATAAACTGTTGAAGATAAAAATAAAGTTAGAAATGCTTAATTCTGGAGCGACAGTAAATTATTATGCTGATGACGATCAGTTAAACGGAAAAGTAAATAAATTGATAGTAGGCAAAAACAAAGAAGTTGAACTAAAAATACCGAAAAATGGAGGTATAGTAATCACAAATTAA
- a CDS encoding glycoside hydrolase family 43 protein gives MNKSTHKIIVFCFLIMLSFQGIAQSDIKQKPIIQTKYTADPAPMVYKDTVFLYTSHDEDDAKGFKMLDWLLYTSTDMVNWTDRGAVASLKDFSWARQDNGAWAIQTIERNGKFYLYAPMHGNGIGVLVSDSPYGPFKDPLGKRLIDTDHKWNDIDPSPFIDDDGQAYLYWGNPDVYYVKLNEDMISYSGDVIKEPTKPKNYQEGPWIYKRKGKYYLSYASTCCPEGIGYAMSNSPTGPWEYKGMVIEASEKTRGNHPGIIDYKGKSYVFGHSYDVIKRQTSTFYERRSVDLDEIIYNPDGTIKTLLYFSVDGPTAVGDINPFSRVEAETIAWSEGVKSDKKDQKGVFITQIDNNDYIEVKAVNFKKSPKEFFVNASSVLGGRIEIHLDDKDGALLGVCDIKNTGSVNNWKDFACKVKNVKGLHNVFFVFKGEGKSMFNLDWWTFK, from the coding sequence ATGAATAAAAGCACCCATAAAATTATAGTTTTCTGCTTTCTTATAATGCTTTCTTTTCAAGGAATTGCCCAAAGCGATATTAAGCAAAAGCCGATAATCCAGACAAAATATACTGCTGATCCAGCTCCAATGGTTTACAAGGATACTGTTTTTTTATATACTTCTCATGATGAAGATGATGCAAAAGGTTTCAAAATGCTTGACTGGCTTTTGTATACTTCCACAGATATGGTAAACTGGACCGATAGGGGAGCTGTAGCCTCTTTAAAAGATTTTAGCTGGGCAAGACAAGACAACGGAGCTTGGGCAATCCAGACTATTGAGCGTAATGGGAAATTTTATCTATATGCACCAATGCATGGAAATGGAATAGGCGTTTTAGTTTCAGATAGTCCTTATGGGCCTTTTAAAGATCCATTGGGAAAACGATTAATAGATACTGATCATAAATGGAATGATATTGACCCATCTCCTTTTATAGACGATGATGGACAAGCTTATTTGTATTGGGGTAATCCGGATGTTTATTACGTAAAATTAAATGAGGATATGATCTCTTATTCGGGCGATGTGATAAAAGAACCGACTAAACCGAAGAATTATCAGGAAGGACCATGGATTTACAAAAGAAAAGGAAAATATTACCTGTCTTATGCTTCAACCTGCTGTCCGGAAGGAATTGGATATGCTATGAGCAATTCTCCAACAGGACCGTGGGAATACAAGGGAATGGTCATAGAAGCCAGCGAAAAAACAAGAGGGAATCATCCGGGAATTATTGATTATAAAGGAAAATCGTATGTTTTTGGGCATAGCTATGATGTCATAAAAAGACAAACTTCTACATTTTATGAAAGACGCTCGGTGGATCTGGATGAAATCATTTATAATCCTGACGGAACGATAAAAACACTGTTGTATTTCTCCGTTGATGGACCTACTGCTGTAGGAGATATTAATCCTTTTAGCCGTGTTGAAGCCGAAACAATTGCTTGGAGTGAAGGAGTGAAGTCAGACAAAAAGGATCAAAAAGGAGTTTTTATAACCCAGATTGACAATAATGATTACATAGAAGTTAAAGCAGTTAATTTTAAGAAATCACCAAAAGAATTTTTTGTAAATGCATCTTCTGTTTTGGGAGGTAGAATAGAAATACATCTAGATGATAAAGATGGAGCACTTTTAGGAGTGTGCGATATAAAAAACACTGGAAGCGTGAATAATTGGAAAGATTTTGCCTGTAAGGTTAAAAACGTAAAAGGTCTTCATAATGTCTTTTTTGTATTTAAGGGTGAGGGAAAATCAATGTTTAATTTAGACTGGTGGACTTTTAAATAA
- a CDS encoding glycoside hydrolase family 97 protein, whose product MNIKSTFSLALFLFTIAYSYGQKAVLTSPNQKIVVALFDSQNTNSGSWYLQVNYGNKDRHDAIIPKIDLGIVRNDQTFSKDLKLKKIGKTVLIKEQYKALHGKKSERSNTANEVVLYFENESKSLLNIILRVYNDGVAFRYEFPEKQGTYTISDELTAYSIPESTERWLEKFDLSNEGLYNSMNNGDVQQDWCYPALFKAKNSPCWYLIHEADLDRNYAASKLANTQNKNQYKVALPGTEEGVGEPFAKITLPWKSPWRVVIVGELGDIVKSTLVDDVSKPSVLNNTDWIQPGVASWNYWSNNHGTKDFKTVTQFADLAAAMNWPYTLLDWEWDQMENGGNLEDAIKYIHSKGIKPLMWYNSGKFKWITSTPVDRMLTHENRVKEFEKLNKLGVYGIKVDFFLSEKQEIIKYYLDLLEDAAKYKIMVYFHGCLVPRGWQRTYPHLMTYEAVRGAEWYNNGPELTTTAPEHNNTLAFTRNVVGSMDYTPVTFTNSQFPHITSYGHELALSVAFESGIQHMADRPEGYYELPDAAKTFLKSVPASWDDTILVDGYPGKYTVIARRKGADWFIGGINSGRKEKIQKLKFDFLPDGQTFKLTLIADGNHDKAFNTQYLLVSKTSSVDIKMLNQGGFAAMLVVNK is encoded by the coding sequence ATGAATATAAAATCTACATTCAGTTTAGCTTTGTTTCTGTTTACGATTGCCTATTCGTATGGACAGAAAGCAGTTTTGACTTCTCCCAATCAAAAAATAGTGGTTGCATTATTTGACAGTCAGAATACTAATTCTGGAAGCTGGTATTTGCAGGTGAATTACGGCAATAAAGACAGACATGACGCAATAATTCCAAAAATAGATTTGGGAATTGTACGAAACGACCAGACCTTTTCAAAAGACTTAAAATTAAAAAAGATTGGCAAAACTGTGCTTATTAAAGAGCAGTACAAAGCATTGCACGGCAAAAAATCGGAACGCTCCAATACGGCAAATGAAGTGGTTTTGTATTTTGAAAATGAATCGAAATCCCTTTTAAACATAATTTTAAGAGTGTATAATGACGGAGTCGCATTTCGTTATGAATTTCCAGAAAAACAAGGAACTTATACCATTTCAGATGAGTTAACGGCTTATTCTATTCCTGAAAGTACAGAAAGATGGCTGGAAAAGTTTGATTTGTCCAATGAAGGGCTTTACAATAGCATGAACAATGGTGATGTACAGCAGGATTGGTGTTATCCAGCGTTGTTTAAAGCAAAAAATAGCCCTTGCTGGTATCTGATTCATGAAGCCGATTTAGACCGAAATTATGCTGCTTCTAAACTGGCTAATACCCAAAATAAAAACCAGTATAAAGTAGCGCTTCCTGGAACAGAAGAAGGCGTAGGAGAGCCTTTTGCTAAAATAACATTGCCTTGGAAATCGCCTTGGAGGGTTGTAATTGTGGGAGAACTTGGAGATATTGTCAAATCTACATTAGTGGATGATGTGTCGAAACCTTCTGTTTTAAATAATACAGATTGGATTCAGCCGGGTGTTGCGTCATGGAATTATTGGTCGAATAACCACGGAACAAAAGATTTTAAAACGGTGACTCAATTTGCCGATTTAGCAGCGGCCATGAATTGGCCTTATACACTTTTGGATTGGGAATGGGATCAGATGGAAAATGGCGGTAATTTAGAAGATGCTATAAAATATATTCATTCAAAAGGAATCAAACCTTTAATGTGGTATAATTCAGGTAAATTTAAATGGATCACTTCTACACCTGTTGACCGAATGCTGACTCACGAAAACCGAGTTAAAGAATTTGAGAAGTTAAATAAGCTTGGCGTTTACGGGATAAAGGTTGATTTTTTTCTAAGTGAAAAACAAGAAATCATAAAGTATTATTTGGATCTTTTAGAAGATGCTGCGAAGTATAAAATCATGGTCTATTTTCACGGATGTTTGGTGCCGCGCGGATGGCAGAGAACTTATCCGCATCTTATGACTTATGAAGCTGTCCGTGGTGCCGAATGGTACAACAATGGGCCTGAATTAACTACGACGGCACCAGAACATAACAATACATTGGCTTTTACCCGTAATGTCGTAGGATCAATGGATTACACTCCTGTAACGTTTACAAATTCTCAATTTCCGCATATCACCTCTTATGGACATGAACTGGCATTAAGTGTTGCATTTGAATCAGGTATACAGCATATGGCTGATAGACCAGAAGGATACTATGAATTGCCAGATGCGGCCAAAACTTTTCTAAAGAGCGTTCCCGCATCTTGGGACGATACAATTTTAGTTGATGGATATCCAGGGAAATATACGGTTATCGCTAGAAGAAAAGGAGCAGATTGGTTTATTGGCGGTATTAATTCAGGAAGAAAAGAAAAAATCCAGAAGTTGAAATTTGATTTTTTACCAGATGGACAAACGTTTAAGCTCACCTTAATTGCCGACGGGAATCATGATAAAGCTTTTAATACCCAATATTTATTGGTAAGCAAAACAAGTTCTGTTGATATTAAAATGTTAAATCAGGGAGGTTTTGCAGCGATGTTAGTAGTAAACAAATAA
- a CDS encoding glycoside hydrolase 43 family protein has product MKTKDFIYAVLIILLNVFTSQAQKDKAHNPIIFADVPDLSIIRVNDAYYMSSTTMHMNPGVPIMKSKDLVNWDLVNYAYQTLEDHDDRLNLDYGKNDYGRGSWASSLRYHNGVYYVSTFSGTTGKTYIFFTKNIEKGPWKRTVLNNSYHDHSLFFDDNGKVYLVWGGGKIQIVELKEDLSEVKEETKKVLIENANAPAQSDIMLPAEGSQLFKINGKYYLFNICWPKNGMRTVIIHRADTIAGPWDGKIGLQDQGVAQGGLIDTPDGRWFSYLFRDAGGVGRIPYLVPVKWENGWPILGENGKVPQNLDLPANKSLIPGIVNSDEFNSKKGQNDLPLVWQWNHNPDNANWSVKERKGYLRLKTSRIDSSFTQVKNILTQRTFGPVCSGTTMLELSNMKEGDFAGLSLLQKDFGLVGVKVDQGAKRIVMMDAEKGNPKEVQSIPLNQDKIYFKAECDFRNQADQGRFYYSLDGKKWISIGKSIKMPYTIPHFMGYRFGLFNYATKTAGGFADFDYFRIDEKISEAK; this is encoded by the coding sequence ATGAAAACAAAAGATTTTATATATGCTGTTCTGATAATTTTATTGAACGTATTCACAAGCCAAGCTCAAAAAGACAAAGCCCATAATCCCATTATTTTTGCAGATGTTCCCGATTTATCTATAATTAGGGTTAATGATGCTTATTATATGAGCAGTACTACCATGCATATGAATCCTGGGGTGCCAATTATGAAATCCAAGGATTTAGTGAATTGGGATCTTGTTAATTATGCCTATCAAACTTTAGAAGATCATGATGACCGACTGAATTTAGATTATGGCAAAAATGACTACGGAAGAGGTTCATGGGCAAGCAGTCTGCGTTATCACAATGGTGTGTATTATGTAAGCACTTTTTCGGGAACAACGGGTAAAACTTATATTTTTTTTACAAAAAATATTGAGAAAGGGCCGTGGAAGAGAACTGTTTTAAACAATTCCTATCACGACCATTCTCTTTTCTTTGATGATAATGGAAAAGTGTACTTAGTTTGGGGAGGAGGAAAAATTCAAATTGTAGAATTAAAAGAAGACTTGTCAGAAGTTAAAGAAGAGACTAAGAAAGTTTTAATAGAAAATGCCAATGCTCCGGCGCAGAGTGATATCATGCTGCCGGCAGAAGGATCACAGCTTTTTAAAATTAACGGAAAGTATTATTTATTTAATATCTGCTGGCCCAAAAACGGTATGCGCACTGTAATTATACACAGAGCAGATACTATTGCTGGACCATGGGATGGAAAAATTGGGCTTCAAGATCAGGGCGTTGCCCAAGGCGGGCTTATTGATACTCCAGACGGCAGATGGTTTTCGTATTTATTTAGAGATGCAGGAGGTGTAGGACGTATTCCTTATCTGGTTCCTGTAAAATGGGAAAATGGCTGGCCAATATTGGGCGAAAATGGTAAAGTGCCTCAAAATTTAGATCTTCCTGCCAATAAAAGCTTAATTCCTGGAATTGTAAATTCAGATGAGTTTAATAGTAAAAAAGGACAAAATGATCTGCCTTTGGTTTGGCAATGGAATCATAACCCAGATAATGCAAACTGGTCTGTAAAAGAAAGAAAAGGCTATTTAAGACTAAAAACATCCAGAATCGATAGCAGTTTCACGCAGGTAAAAAATATTTTGACACAGAGAACCTTTGGGCCTGTATGTTCGGGAACTACTATGCTTGAGCTTTCAAATATGAAAGAAGGAGATTTTGCCGGACTTTCATTGCTCCAAAAAGATTTTGGTCTGGTTGGAGTAAAAGTAGATCAGGGAGCAAAAAGAATTGTGATGATGGATGCTGAAAAGGGAAATCCAAAAGAAGTTCAAAGTATTCCATTAAATCAGGACAAAATATATTTTAAAGCCGAATGTGACTTTAGGAATCAAGCAGATCAGGGAAGATTTTATTACAGTTTAGACGGCAAAAAATGGATCAGCATTGGAAAATCTATTAAGATGCCGTATACCATTCCGCATTTTATGGGCTATAGATTCGGGTTGTTCAATTACGCTACTAAAACTGCTGGAGGTTTCGCCGATTTTGATTATTTCAGAATTGATGAAAAGATTTCAGAAGCGAAATAG